Within Deferrivibrio essentukiensis, the genomic segment CTGAAGATTTTGACATAAATTGCCTTTTGAGAAATTTCTCAAAAAATGAACTGTTTGACAGCGGAAACTTCTTTAATAAACAGGGGAATTTTAGATTAAGGTTTGAAGGGAGATTAATAATTCCAATAAAAAATGAATCAGGAAAGGTTGTGGGATTTTCAGGCAGAAGTCTTGACGGTACAATGCCAAAATATGTCAACTCACCCGAGTCAAAATTTTTTAAAAAACGGGAGCTTCTTTACAACTTGAATCTTGCTAAACAGTATATAAAAGAAAAAAATCAGTCAATAATAGTAGAAGGTTTTTTTGACGTTATAAGGCTTTATAAACATGGATTTAAAAATGTGGTTTCCCCTATGGGTACTTCCTTTACGAAGGAACAAACGGCAATCTTAAAAAGATTCTCAGATGAAGGGGTAATAATATTTGACGGAGATGAAGCGGGAATAAATGCCTCATTCAGAGCTATAGATAACTGTATTGCATCTAATTTTTTCCCAAATGTAGTATTTTTACCAAGAGGGGAAGACCCTGACTCTATGCTTAATAAAAACGAAGATGAATTTAAAAAACTATTGCAAAAAAAGAAAGATATCCTAATTTTTCTCTTTACGCAAATGTATAAAAAATCGACCACCAATAACCAAAAAAGGCAAAACTTAATGGATTTATACAAAAAGATTCAAAAGATTAATGACCCTTACAATCGCAATCATTATGAAGAACAACTGGCTAAAGTATTTAACATTGACAAAAATATCCTTGATGCCGAAGTAAAATCAAAAACATTATTCAAAAAACAAAGTGACCACAAAAATACTAACATGTCATATATTTGCGAAGAAGAATTTATAACTTCACTATTTAATCTTTCCGAAGATATTATTGATAACCTAGTCAGTGATATCACCGAAGAGATGTTTGCAAATCAAAAAAACCGAATTATTTTTAAAAAAGTTGTTGAAATTTTACACAAAGATGGTAATATCGCTGTTCTTTTCAATGATATTGAACACGGGGAAACATTAGCCAATATGACTGCAAGAGTGGACAGTAATACTGATTCCTACAAAAATGCTTTGATAAATAAATATAAAATAATTAATAACTTCCTTGACCGTGAAAGAAAAAGACTCATTAATCACATCTCCACAAACAAATTGAATGAAGAAGAGTCAATAAAAATTCTTAAAAATATACAAGATATCTTGGCAAGACAAAAACACATAAATGCCAAACTTTCGGAGGTTTAACTTATGGCAAAAAAGATTAAAATCCCTGAGGTAAAGCAATTAATAGCTTTGGGGAAAGAGAACGGATTTATAACATTTGATGAAATTAATGAAATTTTACCTGAAGATGTATTAACCTCTGAGCTTTTGGATGAAGTAATGATGCTTCTTGCACAGCTTAAAATTGATGTAATCGATAACAAAAATAAAAAAAGTTCTAT encodes:
- the dnaG gene encoding DNA primase, which gives rise to MIPDSVREEILERVNILELISQYVELKKSGKNYMGLCPFHHEKTPSFSVSEEKGLFHCFGCGASGNSIGFIMKIHNFDFVEALEFLGEKYGIEIRKEEVKGRKEFLSINEFIVKEAKKALFSSKNKIALDYLLGRNFDTDTVDEFDIGYIPEDFDINCLLRNFSKNELFDSGNFFNKQGNFRLRFEGRLIIPIKNESGKVVGFSGRSLDGTMPKYVNSPESKFFKKRELLYNLNLAKQYIKEKNQSIIVEGFFDVIRLYKHGFKNVVSPMGTSFTKEQTAILKRFSDEGVIIFDGDEAGINASFRAIDNCIASNFFPNVVFLPRGEDPDSMLNKNEDEFKKLLQKKKDILIFLFTQMYKKSTTNNQKRQNLMDLYKKIQKINDPYNRNHYEEQLAKVFNIDKNILDAEVKSKTLFKKQSDHKNTNMSYICEEEFITSLFNLSEDIIDNLVSDITEEMFANQKNRIIFKKVVEILHKDGNIAVLFNDIEHGETLANMTARVDSNTDSYKNALINKYKIINNFLDRERKRLINHISTNKLNEEESIKILKNIQDILARQKHINAKLSEV